A region of Eschrichtius robustus isolate mEscRob2 chromosome 19, mEscRob2.pri, whole genome shotgun sequence DNA encodes the following proteins:
- the CSNK2A2 gene encoding casein kinase II subunit alpha' isoform X2, producing MYELLKALDYCHSKGIMHRDVKPHNVMIDHQQKKLRLIDWGLAEFYHPAQEYNVRVASRYFKGPELLVDYQMYDYSLDMWSLGCMLASMIFRKEPFFHGQDNYDQLVRIAKVLGTDELYGYLKKYHIDLDPHFNDILGQHSRKRWENFIHSENRHLVSPEALDLLDKLLRYDHQQRLTAKEAMEHPYFYPVVKEQSQPCADNAVLSSGLTAAR from the exons ATGTATGAACTACTTAAA GCTCTGGATTACTGCCACAGCAAGGGAATCATGCACAGGGATGTGAAACCTCACAATGTCATGATAGATCACCAACAGAAAAAG CTGCGACTGATAGACTGGGGTCTGGCGGAATTCTATCATCCTGCCCAGGAGTACAATGTCCGCGTAGCCTCCAGGTACTTCAAGGGACCAGAGCTCCTTGTGGACTATCAG ATGTATGATTATAGCCTGGATATGTGGAGTTTGGGCTGTATGTTAGCGAGCATGATCTTTCGAAAGGAGCCCTTCTTTCATGGACAGGATAACTATGACCAG CTTGTTCGCATTGCCAAGGTTCTGGGTACAGATGAGCTGTATGGGTATCTGAAGAAGTATCACATAGACCTAGATCCACACTTCAACGATATCCTGGGaca aCATTCACGGAAACGCTGGGAAAATTTTATCCATAGTGAGAACAGACACCTCGTCAGCCCTGAGGCCCTAGATCTTCTGGACAAACTTCTGCGATATGACCATCAACAGAGACTGACTGccaaagaggccatggagcaccCATACTTCT ACCCCGTGGTGAAGGAGCAGTCCCAGCCTTGTGCAGATAATGCTGTACTTTCCAGTGGTCTCACGGCGGCCCGATGA